A portion of the Babylonia areolata isolate BAREFJ2019XMU chromosome 4, ASM4173473v1, whole genome shotgun sequence genome contains these proteins:
- the LOC143280785 gene encoding arylsulfatase J-like: MGFLSWSGVLFLALVAMTTTGVRGGPRPNIIIMMADDVGWADYEVHDPQMATPSLTALAQRGLVLNQSYTLQTCTPTRSALLSGRYSYKIGMQRGKIKGTYLRWLNESVKLLPASLQELGYKTHAVGKWHLGFCNWNLTPRYRGFDTFYGFLSGEQGYFTHSGSDGESFDFRDNGRIAWENKGNYSTELHTLRVQEIIKNRNRAPFFIYMAYQNAHSPWEPKQSYIDKYCSHVNETKRRIHCAMVAALDESIGNITQTLEEENITDDTILLYLSDNGGPTKYGSSNWPLRGGKASFWEGGTRSHTIFVYPRGLTKVNATWDSLVHVTDWYPTFLSAAKGDVAQAVREQDLDGYNHFSRLKKFLAGRRNDMVYNIDDHRNRSAVRIGSLKLLKGSPSALEHSGWYPPLSLIEQGVLPENSTAIPEWQLYDIATDPEERNNLIDDEMYQEDVEKLKAFLEEESTKLIPFPTLTKASEGNPKYYGGVWSPGWCCL; this comes from the exons ATGGGTTTCCTGTCTTGGAGCGGGGTCCTCTTCCTGGCCCTCGTTGCCATGACGACGACAGGCGTGCGGGGCGGGCCCAGgcccaacatcatcatcatgatggcgGACGACGTGGGCTGGGCCGACTACGAGGTCCACGACCCCCAGATGGCCACGCCTTCCCTGACGGCTCTGGCCCAGAGAGGTCTGGTCCTGAACCAGTCCTACACCCTGCAGACCTGCACTCCCACACGGTCCGCTCTGCTGTCCGGCAG GTACTCGTATAAGATCGGCATGCAAAGAGGTAAGATCAAGGGCACCTACCTGCGCTGGCTGAACGAATCCGTGAAGTTGCTGCCAGCCTCTCTGCAGGAGCTGGGCTACAAGACCCACGCCGTGGGCAAGTGGCACCTGGGCTTCTGCAACTGGAACCTCACTCCCAGGTACCGGGGGTTCGATACCTTCTACGGCTTTCTGAGTGGCGAGCAGGGATACTTCACCCACTCAG GTTCTGACGGCGAATCCTTCGACTTCCGCGACAATGGCCGCATCGCCTGGGAAAACAAGGGCAACTACTCTACGGAACTGCACACTCTCCGCGTCCAGGAGATCATCAAGAACAGAAATAGAGCTCCCTTCTTCATCTACATGGCTTACCAGAACGCTCACTCCCCTTGGGAACCcaagcagag TTACATTGACAAGTACTGTTCCCACGTGAATGAAACGAAACGACGTATCCACTGCGCCATGGTGGCCGCCTTGGATGAGAGTATCGGCAATATCACACAGACCCTGGAGGAGGAG AATATCACTGACGACACCATCCTCCTCTACCTGTCGGACAACGGAGGACCCACCAAGTACGGGTCCAGCAACTGGCCTTTGCGGGGTGGGAAGGCCTCTTTCTGGGAGGGAGGTACCCGTTCCCACACCATCTTCGTCTACCCCCGGGGACTGACAAAAGTCAACGCCACGTGGGACAGTCTCGTGCACGTCACGGACTGGTACCCCACCTTTCTGTCCGCTGCTAAAG GAGACGTGGCTCAAGCCGTGAGAGAACAGGACCTGGATGGCTATAACCATTTCAGCCGTCTGAAAAAGTTTCTTGCCGGCAGAAGAAACGACATGGTCTACAACATCGATGACCATCGGAATCGATCGGCCGTGCGGATCGGATCTTTGAAACTTCTGAAAG GTAGCCCCAGCGCTTTGGAGCACTCGGGATGGTACCCACCTCTCTCACTGATAGAACAAGGCGTCTTGCCAGAGAACAGTACGGCCATTCCTGa GTGGCAGCTCTACGACATCGCCACAGACCCCGAGGAACGCAACAACCTGATAGACGATGAAATGTACCAGGAGGACGTCGAGAAACTGAAGGCTTTCCTGGAAGAGGAGTCCACCAAGTTGATCCCTTTCCCCACCCTGACCAAAGCCAGTGAGGGCAATCCCAAATACTACGGAGGGGTGTGGTCCCCTGGTTGGTGCTGCCTGTAG